A single window of Cheilinus undulatus linkage group 12, ASM1832078v1, whole genome shotgun sequence DNA harbors:
- the LOC121519298 gene encoding mucin-13-like — protein sequence MHVNLLPVTLCLLGTVVLCGAQKTAGTELPLNITTTAEGPNATVTPVQVTTPENSTDYTTQNSTNPSNSTELPGTSVVPPTTATKTTTGSSDVTITTPRVGDPSGLSDGAIAGIVIGSIAGVGGVGAGIFGFYKYKMKN from the exons ATGCACGTGAATCTTCTTCCAGTTACTCTCTGCCTCCTTGGGACAG TGGTCTTGTGTGGAGCCCAGAAAACCGCCGGGACTGAACTGCCACTAAATATCACCACAACCGCAGAAGGACCCAATGCCACTGTGACCCCAGTTCAAGTCACCACTCCTGAGAACTCAACTGACTACACCACCCAGAACTCCACGAACCCCTCCAACTCAACAGAACTACCAGGAACCTCTGTCGTCCCCCCCACTACAGCAACTAAAACAACTACAGGATCTTCCGACGTGACCATCACAACACCTAGAGTGGGCGACCCGTCAGGACTGTCGGATGGCGCCATAGCTGGCATTGTTATTGGATCGATCGCTGGAGTGGGTGGTGTCG GTGctggtatttttggcttttacaAGTACAAAATGAAGAACTGA